Proteins from a genomic interval of Candidatus Hydrogenedentota bacterium:
- a CDS encoding DUF1501 domain-containing protein, protein MTNDKPRGSFCGRTRRDFLSTMGGGFTSLALAGLLGSDGFLSNQAFAADGVTPFKSPLAEKASMIAPRAKSVIFLFMYGGPSHVDTFDYKPELYRLDGKTIQVKTAGRGGQKNEGRIVGPKWRFGQYGQCGAWVSELFPHLSTCVDDIAFLKSLTADSPIHGSAMLMMNSGRILSGNPSMGSWVNYGLGSMNDNLPGYVVMLDKTGGPISGAQNWTSGYMPASYEATVFRPQGDPILNLSNVRGMSRAEQKTLLSHLNHFNDQHLADRVDNTDLAARIASYELAYNMQVTAPEAVELDQEPEHVKRLYGMDHERTEDFGRKCLLARRLVERGVRFVQLYSGGAHNDANWDAHSDLQDNHNYHAGNTDKPIAGLLKDLKQRGLLDETLVIWGGEFGRQPTAEYEKGTGRDHNSMGFTMWMAGGGIKGGISYGETDELGSAAVTNRLHVRRLHATVLHQLGLDPNHLSYFYNGLDQKLVGVEGADPIYDIIA, encoded by the coding sequence ATGACCAATGACAAACCACGCGGATCCTTCTGCGGGCGCACGCGCCGCGATTTCCTCAGCACCATGGGCGGCGGCTTCACCTCGCTGGCGCTGGCGGGCCTGCTGGGCAGCGACGGCTTCCTCAGCAATCAGGCCTTTGCCGCCGATGGCGTCACGCCCTTCAAGAGCCCCCTGGCCGAAAAGGCCTCGATGATCGCGCCGCGGGCCAAGAGCGTCATTTTTCTTTTCATGTATGGCGGCCCGAGCCATGTGGACACTTTCGACTACAAGCCCGAGCTCTACCGGCTTGACGGCAAGACCATTCAAGTAAAGACGGCTGGCCGCGGCGGCCAGAAGAATGAAGGCCGCATCGTCGGACCCAAGTGGCGCTTCGGACAGTATGGTCAATGTGGCGCATGGGTGTCGGAGTTGTTTCCCCACCTTTCCACCTGCGTGGACGATATCGCCTTCCTGAAGTCCCTCACCGCCGATTCGCCCATCCACGGCTCCGCCATGCTCATGATGAATTCCGGGCGCATCCTCAGCGGGAATCCCTCCATGGGGTCCTGGGTGAACTACGGCCTCGGTTCGATGAATGACAACCTGCCGGGTTACGTGGTGATGCTGGACAAGACCGGCGGGCCCATCAGCGGCGCGCAGAACTGGACCAGCGGCTACATGCCCGCGAGCTACGAGGCGACCGTGTTTCGTCCTCAGGGCGATCCCATCCTCAACCTCAGCAACGTGCGCGGCATGTCGCGCGCCGAACAGAAGACCCTGCTTTCGCACCTGAATCACTTCAACGATCAGCACCTGGCGGATCGCGTGGACAACACCGATCTCGCCGCGCGCATCGCGAGCTATGAGCTGGCCTACAACATGCAGGTGACGGCGCCCGAGGCCGTGGAGCTGGATCAGGAGCCGGAGCACGTGAAGCGACTCTACGGTATGGACCACGAGCGCACGGAAGACTTCGGGCGCAAGTGCCTCCTGGCGCGGCGGCTCGTGGAGCGCGGCGTGCGCTTCGTCCAGCTCTATTCCGGCGGTGCCCACAACGACGCCAACTGGGACGCCCACTCCGACCTGCAGGACAACCACAACTACCACGCGGGCAATACCGACAAACCCATCGCGGGCCTGTTGAAGGATCTGAAACAGCGCGGCCTGCTCGATGAGACGCTGGTCATCTGGGGCGGCGAATTTGGTCGCCAGCCCACGGCGGAATACGAAAAAGGCACCGGCCGCGATCACAACTCCATGGGCTTCACCATGTGGATGGCCGGCGGCGGCATCAAGGGCGGCATCTCCTACGGCGAGACCGACGAGCTCGGCAGCGCGGCGGTGACGAATCGGCTTCACGTGCGCAGACTGCACGCCACTGTGCTCCACCAGTTGGGGCTGGATCCGAATCACCTGAGCTATTTTTACAATGGCCTCGATCAGAAGCTGGTCGGCGTCGAAGGCGCGGATCCGATTTACGATATTATTGCGTAA
- a CDS encoding MFS transporter has translation MDLRHKATRIDLFSLGTPQMRAFHMTWFAFFLCFFAWFGIAPLMAVVREELSLTKDQIGNTIIASVAITIIARLFIGWLCDRIGPRLCYTGLLVVGSIPVMGIGFAQSYETFLLFRLGIGAIGASFVITQYHTSVMFAANCVGTANATSAGWGNLGGGVTQLVMPLLFAGLMAMGLGEFWSWRMAMVIAGAVCLLAGVAYYFVTQDTPDGNFKDLRARGLMAGARENKGGFMEACKDRRVWALFFIYGACFGVELTINNIAALYYIDYFDMSLAAAGALAACFGLMNLFARTLGGVFGDRFGAKYGLKGRVRWLAVAIAVEGLALILFSQMTLLPLALGTMIVFSLFVQMSEGATYSVVPFINKRALGAVAGIVGAGGNFGAVSAGFLFKAEALSWPQALLILGVIVTLCAGFAAMVTFSEADEAAAAAEADRLREMEAGALPEPAQA, from the coding sequence GTGGACCTACGCCACAAAGCTACCCGTATCGACTTGTTCAGCCTTGGAACGCCGCAGATGCGCGCGTTTCACATGACCTGGTTTGCCTTCTTCCTTTGTTTCTTTGCGTGGTTCGGCATCGCGCCGCTCATGGCGGTGGTGCGCGAGGAACTCTCCCTAACCAAAGACCAGATCGGCAATACAATCATCGCCTCTGTGGCCATTACGATCATTGCGCGTCTCTTCATCGGGTGGCTGTGTGACCGGATCGGACCGCGACTGTGCTACACGGGATTACTGGTGGTTGGTTCCATCCCGGTGATGGGCATTGGCTTCGCGCAAAGCTACGAGACCTTTCTGCTTTTTCGCCTGGGCATTGGCGCCATCGGTGCGTCCTTCGTGATCACCCAATACCACACGTCGGTCATGTTCGCCGCAAACTGTGTGGGCACCGCGAACGCCACGAGCGCGGGCTGGGGCAATCTGGGCGGGGGCGTAACGCAACTCGTGATGCCGCTGCTCTTCGCCGGGTTGATGGCCATGGGACTGGGCGAGTTCTGGAGTTGGCGCATGGCCATGGTGATCGCGGGCGCGGTTTGTCTTCTCGCGGGCGTGGCCTACTATTTTGTGACCCAGGATACACCCGACGGCAACTTTAAGGACCTTCGCGCACGCGGCCTGATGGCGGGCGCAAGGGAGAATAAAGGCGGCTTCATGGAGGCCTGCAAGGATCGCCGCGTGTGGGCCTTGTTCTTTATCTACGGCGCCTGCTTCGGCGTCGAGCTCACGATTAACAACATCGCGGCACTCTACTATATCGATTACTTCGACATGAGCCTCGCCGCCGCGGGGGCGCTCGCCGCGTGCTTCGGCCTGATGAACCTTTTCGCGCGCACGCTGGGCGGCGTATTCGGGGATCGTTTCGGCGCGAAGTACGGCCTCAAGGGGCGCGTGCGCTGGCTGGCCGTCGCCATCGCGGTCGAGGGACTCGCACTGATCCTGTTTTCCCAGATGACCCTGCTTCCCCTCGCGCTGGGCACGATGATTGTGTTCAGTCTCTTCGTGCAGATGTCCGAAGGCGCGACCTACTCGGTTGTGCCCTTTATCAACAAACGCGCGCTGGGTGCCGTCGCGGGCATTGTCGGCGCTGGCGGTAACTTCGGCGCGGTTAGCGCGGGATTCCTCTTCAAGGCCGAAGCGTTGAGCTGGCCCCAGGCCCTCTTGATTCTGGGTGTAATCGTGACGCTGTGCGCGGGCTTCGCCGCCATGGTCACTTTCAGCGAGGCTGATGAAGCCGCGGCAGCAGCCGAGGCCGATCGTCTCCGCGAGATGGAAGCGGGCGCATTGCCCGAGCCCGCGCAGGCCTAA
- the nirD gene encoding nitrite reductase small subunit NirD translates to MATTSIVVIGNGMVGHRFCKALTDRDPECRFALHVFGEEPRAAYDRVQLTSFFSGKTAEDLSMADRAWYEERGITLHLSSRVASVDRQAGKVLLDDGRAESYDYVVFATGSAPFVPPIPGVDKKGVFVYRTIEDLEAIKAYAKHAKRATVIGGGLLGLEAAKAVVDLGLEVNVVEFAPRLMPRQLDDGASDLLVKEIESLGVKVMLRMQTQAIEGNGSITGLRFADDSVLDADMLVISAGIKPRDELARNAGLAVGQRGGILVDDTLQTSDPRMFAIGEAAFHDGMIYGLVAPGYEMAEILADRLTGGARLFKGADMSTKLKLLGVEVASLGIADPMASPERTVVVKDARKGIYKKITLSECGRKLEGGILVGDTAEYAKLLHLFRTGEGMPEDPESLILGKGGADEGAKALPDSMQVCSCNNVSKGDLCSAIRAGELTSLDEVKRCTTAGTGCGGCVPLVKDLLAEELKNAGVVVTKTICEHFPLSRQELFHGVKIRKLKTYGDVLHHLGHGGGCEVCKPAVASILSSLWNEHIVEHATIQDSNDRFLANIQRGGTYSVIPRVAGGEITPEKLIVLGEVAKKYDLYCKITGGQRIDLLGARVEQLPDIWEELIKAGFESGHAYGKAVRTVKSCVGQTWCRFGVQDSTAFAIRIEERYKGIRAPHKLKFAVSGCVRECAEAQCKDVGLIATEKGWNLYVAGNGGAKPRHADLLASDLSEEQATLYIDRFLMYYIHTADPLQRTSVWLEKLEGGLEQVKQVVINDSLGICETLEADMARLVDTYHCEWAEVVKNPEKRALFRHFANAEAADSTIAFVAERGQKRPADWPAAPFQNGKAMIGAPAWWKAGRVETFPRDGGMAVDYAGAQLAVFHVAATDRWYASQNMCPHKQDMLLARGMVGEKNGVAKVACPLHKKQFSLEDGSCLSGDDHLHVATFEVKVEDGFVYLLLPPADELMKSVMPETACAGTC, encoded by the coding sequence ATTGCCACCACTTCTATCGTCGTCATCGGAAACGGAATGGTGGGTCATCGATTCTGCAAGGCATTGACCGACCGGGATCCGGAGTGCCGCTTTGCCCTCCATGTCTTCGGCGAGGAACCCCGCGCGGCCTATGACCGCGTGCAGCTCACCAGCTTCTTCAGCGGAAAGACGGCGGAAGACCTGTCCATGGCCGACCGCGCATGGTATGAAGAGCGCGGGATCACCCTGCACCTCTCTTCGCGCGTTGCGTCGGTGGATCGGCAGGCGGGCAAGGTGCTGCTGGACGACGGGCGGGCGGAGTCCTACGATTATGTCGTCTTCGCCACGGGATCCGCGCCCTTTGTTCCCCCGATTCCCGGTGTGGATAAGAAGGGCGTATTTGTCTATCGCACCATCGAAGATTTGGAAGCCATCAAGGCCTATGCGAAGCACGCCAAACGCGCGACGGTGATTGGTGGCGGTTTGCTGGGTCTCGAAGCGGCCAAGGCCGTGGTGGACCTTGGACTGGAGGTCAACGTGGTCGAGTTTGCGCCGCGCCTCATGCCCAGGCAACTCGACGACGGCGCTTCGGATCTTCTGGTAAAAGAAATCGAGTCTCTCGGTGTGAAGGTCATGCTCCGCATGCAGACCCAGGCCATCGAAGGCAACGGAAGCATCACGGGCCTGCGCTTTGCCGATGATTCGGTGCTCGATGCCGACATGCTGGTCATCTCCGCGGGCATCAAGCCGCGCGACGAGCTTGCGCGCAATGCGGGCCTGGCGGTGGGCCAGCGCGGCGGCATTCTGGTGGACGACACGCTCCAGACCAGCGACCCGCGCATGTTCGCCATCGGCGAGGCGGCCTTTCACGACGGCATGATCTATGGCCTCGTCGCGCCGGGCTATGAGATGGCGGAGATCCTCGCGGATCGCCTCACGGGCGGCGCGCGCCTCTTCAAAGGTGCGGACATGAGCACGAAGCTCAAGCTCCTCGGCGTGGAAGTGGCCAGCCTGGGCATCGCCGATCCGATGGCCTCGCCGGAGCGCACCGTGGTGGTGAAGGATGCGCGCAAAGGTATCTACAAGAAAATAACGCTGTCCGAGTGCGGCAGGAAACTCGAAGGCGGCATCCTGGTCGGGGACACTGCCGAATACGCCAAGCTCCTCCACCTATTCCGCACCGGCGAGGGTATGCCGGAAGATCCGGAGTCGCTCATCCTCGGCAAGGGCGGCGCGGACGAAGGCGCGAAGGCCCTGCCGGACTCGATGCAGGTCTGCTCGTGCAACAACGTTTCCAAAGGCGACCTGTGCAGCGCGATTCGCGCGGGCGAGTTGACCAGCCTGGACGAAGTGAAGCGCTGCACCACGGCGGGCACGGGCTGCGGCGGCTGCGTGCCGCTGGTAAAAGATCTCCTCGCGGAAGAATTGAAGAACGCGGGTGTCGTCGTCACCAAGACCATTTGCGAGCATTTTCCGCTCAGCCGCCAGGAGCTCTTCCACGGCGTAAAAATCCGGAAGCTGAAAACCTACGGCGATGTACTCCACCATCTGGGTCACGGCGGTGGTTGCGAAGTGTGCAAGCCGGCGGTCGCGTCCATCTTGTCGAGCCTGTGGAATGAGCACATTGTCGAGCACGCCACGATTCAGGACAGCAATGATCGATTCCTCGCGAATATCCAGCGCGGCGGTACCTATTCCGTCATCCCTCGCGTCGCCGGTGGCGAGATCACGCCGGAGAAGCTGATCGTTCTCGGCGAAGTGGCGAAGAAGTACGACCTCTACTGCAAGATCACCGGCGGCCAGCGCATTGACCTGCTCGGCGCACGCGTGGAGCAACTCCCCGACATCTGGGAGGAGCTGATCAAGGCCGGTTTCGAGAGCGGGCATGCCTATGGCAAGGCCGTGCGTACCGTAAAGAGTTGCGTGGGCCAGACCTGGTGCCGCTTCGGCGTGCAGGATTCCACGGCCTTCGCGATCCGCATCGAAGAGCGCTACAAGGGCATCCGCGCGCCCCACAAGTTGAAGTTCGCCGTTTCCGGCTGTGTGCGCGAATGCGCCGAGGCCCAGTGCAAGGACGTGGGGCTCATCGCCACGGAGAAGGGCTGGAACCTCTACGTCGCGGGCAACGGCGGGGCCAAGCCACGCCACGCCGATCTCCTCGCCTCCGACCTGAGCGAAGAACAGGCCACGCTCTACATCGACCGATTCCTCATGTATTACATCCACACCGCCGACCCACTCCAGCGCACCTCCGTATGGCTGGAAAAGCTGGAGGGCGGTTTGGAGCAGGTGAAGCAGGTCGTCATCAACGATTCCCTCGGTATCTGCGAGACCCTCGAAGCCGACATGGCGCGCCTCGTGGACACCTACCATTGCGAATGGGCCGAGGTGGTGAAGAATCCCGAGAAGCGGGCGCTCTTCCGCCACTTTGCAAATGCCGAGGCCGCCGACAGCACCATCGCCTTCGTGGCCGAGCGCGGACAGAAGCGGCCCGCCGATTGGCCCGCCGCGCCTTTCCAGAATGGCAAAGCGATGATAGGCGCACCCGCCTGGTGGAAAGCCGGACGCGTGGAAACCTTCCCGCGCGATGGCGGCATGGCGGTGGACTATGCGGGCGCGCAGCTCGCCGTGTTCCACGTCGCAGCCACGGACCGCTGGTACGCCAGCCAGAACATGTGCCCGCACAAGCAGGACATGCTTCTGGCCCGTGGAATGGTCGGCGAGAAGAATGGCGTGGCGAAGGTCGCCTGTCCGCTTCACAAGAAACAATTCTCACTGGAGGACGGAAGCTGCCTCAGCGGCGATGACCATCTCCACGTGGCGACCTTTGAGGTAAAAGTGGAAGACGGCTTTGTCTACCTGCTGTTGCCGCCCGCCGATGAACTGATGAAATCGGTCATGCCGGAAACCGCCTGCGCGGGAACCTGCTGA